The sequence GGTCAGTACCGCTACCGGCCTGTTCATGGGCGACGGCCGGCGTTTTGCACCGGTGCTTGACGGGGACCAGACCATTTCCGCCGACGTCGGCCAGGCGATCACGCCCTGGGGCGATGCGGTGCTCGTGCAGTCCCGCGACCGGGTCCTGGAAGTCCAGGTCGCCGGCGACGGCCGTTGGCAGGTCACACAGCTCAAGGCCAGCGACGGAACCCCTTTCCCCGCCAGCACTGCCCTGCTGGCGCATGACGACGAAGTCTGGTCAGGCTGCGGCACGGAGCTGTGCAGGCGCGATGCCGAAGGCAGGCTGCGGCGCTATGGCACCACCCAGGGCGTTCCGGCCGACCGCTGGATCGCGCTGATGCGCGACCGGCAGGGTACGCTCTGGGTCCGCGGCGAACGTCACGTCATCTCGCGCAAGCCCGGCAGCCGCCGCTTCTACAACCATCCCGCGCCGGCCGGCAGTGATTTCAGCATCGTCAACAACGGCACCAACCTGGTCGAGGATGCGAAGGGGCGGATCCTCACCCGTATCGACAACGGCGTGGGCCGCTGGGACGGCAGCCGGTGGGAGATCTTCAGCCGCACCCGTGGCCAGGCGGTCACGCCGGCTCCCAGCGCGATGCTGGTCGACCATGCGCACCGCCTGTGGATCGGCAGCCGCGGCCTGGGCATCCAGCGCCTGCTCGGTTACGGGGTGCTGCTGCACTGGAGCGAGGCCGACGGCCTGGCGACCGGCCCCACCTGGAGTGCCCTGCGCGACGCCCGCGGCGAGCTGTTCATCGGCAGCGACATGGGCGGCAACCGCATGGATCCGGCCACCGGCGCGATCCTGCCCTGGGTCGACGAACACGGCCAGCCGCTGCGCCAGCTGCTGCGCATGGCCAGCACCCCCGACGGTGCACTCTGGGCAGGCCTGTCTTCAGGTCGCCTGGTCCGCCGCGACCCGGCCGACGGGGTCACCCGCGACGTCACGGTGCTGCCGGGACAGGTCCGCGCCATGCTGGCCGACACCGGCGGCACGTTGTGGATCGCCACGCGCGAAGGCCTGTTTGCCGTCGCCCCGGGGCAGCACCAGCCACAGCCCGAAGCCGGCGTGCCGGCAGTCGATTCGACCGACCTGGGCCGCGACCGGAATGGCAATGTATGGCTCACCACCACCAGCGGCATCTACCGCCGCCTGCAGGGCCAGTGGCGCAAGCTCGAGGTCGACGGCGCGCCCGGCATGATCTTTACCAAGGTCAGCATCGGCCCCAACGGCGACGCCTGGCTCTCGCGCAACGGAACAGGGCTGTGGCGGGGCGTGCTGCACGGCGACAACCTGCTGGCAGTGGAGCCGGTCTCCGACCCGCTGATCGACAACGTCATGCCCTACCTGCTGCGCCATGACAGCCGCGGCTGGCTCTGGATCGGCAGCTCCCAGGGCCTGGACCTCTTGCGCGACGGGCAGTGGGTGCGCGTCACACAGTCCGAGGGACTGCTGTGGGATGACATCTCCGAAGCGGCCATTCTCGAGGACCCCGATGGCAGCATCTGGATCGGCAGCAGCCTGGGCCTGACCCAGATCCGCGACCCCGGCCAGCTGTTCGCCCGGCATCCACTGCACCTGAAGATCAGCCACGCCAGCCGTGGCCGCCAGCCGCTGCATGCCGACGTTCGCCTGCCCTGGTCGGAAGACCCGATCAACTTCGCCTTCTCCACGCCCGGCACCGTCGGCGGCGAGGACCGCATCCATTTCCGCTACCGCCTGCGCGGGCTGCAGTCGCAGTGGATGACCACCAGCCAGGGCCGGCTGACCTACACCCTGGGTGCGCCCGGACGCTACGTGCTGGAGGTGCAGGCACTGGACGTGCGTGAGCGCACCGCCAGCGGGATCCAGACCCTGGCCTTCGAGGTACTGCCGCAGTGGTGGCGCTCCCGCCTGGCGCTGCTGATCTACCTGCTGGCCGGTGGCGGCCTGCTGACGCTGGCCTGGCGCTGGCGCATGCGCCGCCTGCTGCGGATCAAGAACCGGCTGGAACGACTGGTGACCGAGCGCACCCGCGACCTGGAGCACGACAAGCGGGAGCTGGAGAAGGCGCGTGCCGCCCTTGCGATCAAGGCCAGCCGCGACGAACTGACCGGCCTGTTCAACCGCTCCGGCATCCTTGAAGTGCTGCACGGGGAAATGCTGGCCAGCCAGGCGGCCGGTACGCCACTGGCGGTGGCGCTGATCGACCTGGACTATTTCAAGCGCATCAACGACCAGCACGGCCACCTGGCCGGCGACGCGGTACTGGCCGGCGTCGGCCGGCGCCTGCGCGAGGACCTGCGGGGCCGCGACAGCGTCGGCCGCTACGGTGGCGAGGAGCTGCTGGTGGTCATGCCCGGCCTGGCGCCGAAGGCGCAGCAGCGCCTGCAGGCCCTGCACCGGCTGCTGTCCTGCGCGCCATACGCCATCGGCGATGGCATGGAGCTGGCGGTGACCTGCTCGATCGGCGTGGCCTGGCTGCGCCCGGGCGATACCGGCGAGCAACTGCTGGCACGCGCCGACCTGGCCCTGTACCGCGCCAAGGACGCCGGCCGCGACCGCGTGGAACTGGCGATCGAGCCGGAACCCGAGACAGCCTGACCCGGCCACCGAAGCGGCCGGCAATGACGGCCAGCCGTGCGCCATCGCGGCGCTGATCCCCTTCGCCGCCACGCCGGCGCGCCAACGGAACGGAACTTGCACGAGCACGGGCATCCCGCCCGTGCGTGCCCCCGATGTCCGAAAACGAACAAGCCGGCGAAAAAACCGAACTTCCTACCGAAAAACGCCTTCGCGAAGCCCGCGAACAGGGCAACATCCCGCGTTCGCGCGAACTGGCCACCGCGGCCGTGTTCGGCGCCGGCGTGCTGGCGTTCATGGCCTACTCCGGCTCGATGGCGCGCGGCGCGAAGGACTGGATGCGGCAGGCGCTGTCGCCCGAGCCCACCCTGCGCCACGTGCCGCGGGAAATGTTCGGCCACGTGGGCGAACTGATGGCCCAGCTGATGCTGGCCGTACTGCCGCTGCTGGTGATCTGCCTGCTGGCCAGCTTCCTGGCCCCGGCGATCATGGGCGGGCTGCGCTGGTCCGCCAAATCCATGGCGCCCGACTTCAAGCGCCTCAACCCGCTGTCCGGCCTCAAGCGCCTGTGGGGCCCGGAAGCCATCGCCGAATTCATCAAGTCGCTGCTGCGCGTGGTCTTCGTCGCCAGCGCCGCCGGCCTGTGCGTGTGGCACGGCATCGACGGCCTGCGCGCCCTGCTGCACGAGCCGCTGGAGCGGGCGGTGATCGACGGCCTGGGCTTCACCCTGAAGCTGGTGCTGTCCACCGCGGGTGCCATGGCCCTGCTGGCCGTCATCGACGCGCCGTACCAGAAGTGGAACTGGATGCGGAAGCTGAAGATGACCCGCGAGGAGTTGCGCCGCGAAATGAAGGAGGCGGAAGGCAGCCCGGAAGTGAAGGGCCGCATCCGCCAGCTGCAGCAGCAGATGTCGCAGCGCCGGATGATGGAAGCCGTGCCTACCGCCGACGTGGTGGTGGTCAACCCGACCCACTACTCGGTCGCGCTCAAGTACGAGGGCGGCAAGATGAATGCGCCCACGGTCGTGGCCATGGGGGTGGACGAAGTCGCCCTGCGCATCCGCGAAGTCGCCACCGGCAACAAGGTCGCCATTGTCTCGGCGCCGCCTTTGGCACGCGCCTTGTATCGGGAAGGCCAACTCGGCAAGGAAATCCCCGTGAGACTGTATTCGGCCGTCGCCCAGGTCCTGTCCTACGTCTACCAGCTGCGCACCTGGCGTGGAGGCCCCATGCCGTCCCAGCCGGTGGTGGATATCGATGAGTTCGCCCCGGGGGCCCGCCCATGAGCGCCCAGCCCGCAACCGAAGGGATGAACGTGCGGCGCATGCTGCAGATGGTGCGCCAGGGCCTGGGCGCGCCGCTGATCGTGCTCGCCCTGCTGGCGATGGTCGTGGTGCCGCTGGCCGCGCCGGTGCTCGATGCGCTGTTCACCTTCAACATCGCCATCTCGCTGATGGTGCTGCTGGCCGTGGTCTACGTGAAGCGGCCGCTGGACTTCACCATCTTCCCGATCGTGCTGCTGGTCACCACGATGCTGCGGCTGGCGCTGAACGTGGCGTCCACCCGCGTCATCCTGCTCAATGGCCAGGACGGCCATGAAGCGGCCGGCAAGGTGATCGCCGCGTTCGGCGAGTTCGTCATCGGCGGCAACTACGCAGTCGGCATCGTGGTGTTCGCGATCCTGACCATCATCAACTTCGTGGTGATCACCAAGGGTGCCGGGCGCGTGTCGGAAGTGACCGCGCGCTTCATCCTCGACGCCATGCCCGGCAAGCAGATGGCGATCGACGCCGACCTCAACGCCGGCCTGCTGACCCGCGAGGAAGCCAAGGCCCGCCGTGAGGAGGTCCGCGAGGAAGCCGACTTCTACGGCGCGATGGACGGTGCCAGCAAGTTCATCCGCGGCGACGCGATCGCCGGCATCCTGATCCTGTTCATCAACCTGCTCGGCGGCCTGGCCGTGGGCGTCCTGCAGCACGGCATGCCGTTCGGCGACGCCGCCGCCACCTACACCCTGCTCTCCATCGGTGACGGCCTGGTGGCGCAACTGCCGGCACTGCTGGTGTCCTCGGCGGTGGCCATGCTGGTTACCCGTGCCTCGCGCGCGCAGGACATGAGCCAGGCGATGATGGGCCAGGTCTTCGGCCAGCATCGTGCGCTGACCATTGCCGCCGCCATCCTCGGCGTGGTCGGCCTGGTCCCGGGCATGCCGAACATGGCCTTCCTGAGCCTGGCCGCGATCCTCGGCTTCCTTGCATGGAAACTGTGGAAGCGCGAGCAGGTCACCGAGAAGGAGAAGGCGAGTGCCGGCGTGGTCGGCGCCGCCGGCCCCAACACCCTGCCGCTGGCCGGTGGCCAGCCCTCGCCCACCGCCGAACTGACCTGGGACGAACTGCGCCCGGTCGATCCGCTGGGCCTGGAAGTCGGCTACCGCCTGATCCCGCTGGTCGACGCCAGCCAGGGTGGCGAACTGATGGCGCGCATCAAGGGCGTGCGCCGCAAGCTGACCCAGGACATGGGTTTCCTGATTCCGTCGGTCCACATCCGCGACAACCTGGAACTGCCTGCCGCCGGCTACCGCCTGCTGATCCACGGCGTGCCGGTGGCTACCGCCGAAATCCTGCCGGACCGCGAACTCGCCCTGGACCCGGGCAGCGCGATCGGCACCCTGGACGGCATTCCCGGCAAGGACCCGGCCTTCGGCCTGGATGCGACCTGGATCCAGCCGCACCAGCGCGCCCATGCCGAATCGCTGGGCTACACCGTGGTCGATCCGGCCACCGTGATCGCCACCCACCTGTCGCACCTGATCCGCGAGCACTCGCCCGAACTGCTCGGCCACGAGGAAGTGCAGCAGTTGCTGGCCAACCTGGCCAAGACCGCGCCCAAGCTGGTGGAAGACCTCACGCCCAAGTCGTTGCCGCTGTCGGTGGTGGTGCGGGTGCTGCAGAACCTGCTGGTCGAACGCATCCCGGTGCGCCAGCTGCGCAAGATCGTCGAGGCGCTGGTCGAGAACGCCCCGCTCACCCAGGACCCGGCCAGCCTCACCGCCGCGGTACGCAACTCGCTCGGCCGCTTCATCGTCCAGGAAATCGCGGGCATGTCGCAGGAACTGCCGGTTTTCACCCTCAACCCGCAACTGGAACGCGTCTTGCAGGAATCCACTCAAGGCAATGGTGCCGCGCTCGAACCCGGTCTGGCCGAGCGTCTGCACCAGAGCCTGGCCGAATGCGTCAGCAAGCAGGAAGCCAAGAACGAGCCAGCCGTCGTGCTGGTGCCCGGTCAGGTCCGCGCCGCGCTGGCGCGACTGGTCCGGCACAGCGTCCCGGCGCTCTCGGTCCTGGCCTACAGCGAGGTCCCCGAAGACAAGCGCCTGAAGCTGGTCGGAACCATCAGCTGACGGCGACCGGATTCCGGCGGCAGCGTCGGAAAACGGTCACCCGCAACACCCGCTCCATCCGCATGACCCGGCAGCGCGAGCCCACGCGCCCCACTGGCAAACAGAATTCAACTTTCCCGGTACCACAGCATGAAAATCAAACGTTTCGTCGCCTCCGATATGCGCTCCGCCATGAACCTGGTGCGCAAGGAACACGGTCCTGACGCGGTCATCCTGTCCAACCGGCGAATCGAGGAGGGCGTGGAGATCGTCGCCGCCGCGCACTACGACGAGGAAGTCGTGCAGCGCGCCCTGGAGGCCTCCCGCCCGAAGCCGGCCGCACCGGCCAAGCCGCGCAGCGCCGCCGAGGCGATGATCGCCGCGGTCACCCGCCGCAGGTCGCCCGAGCCGGAACCCGTGGCCCCGACCACCTCGGCCGTGGCCGCCCTGGCCCGCGCCGCCGTCGGCGCCACCGGCCGCACCGTGGAAGCGCCGGCCGAATCCGGCTTCACCAGCCGCTTCGCCTCGCTGCTGAAGCCGCGCCCGGCCATTCGCCCGGCGGTCAGCGTGCCGGTGCAGGACTTCGCCACCCTGCCCTCCACCGACGAGGATCCGCCGGCACTGCCGGCTGACCGATTCGCCCGCCAGGCGCCGCGTCCGGCCGCCGCCCCGGCTGCCCCGCTCAACCGCGCGCGCTTCCAGATCGACCCGCCGCTGGAAGACATGCCGCTGCCGTCGTTCGCCCGCCCGGCCCCGGCCGCTGCACCGGAACCGCGCCACGCGCCGACCGGCCACGCCCTGCACGAACCGACCCCGTCGCCGCGCCAGGAAGCGCCGCGCAGCTTCCAGCAGCCGGCGTCGTTCCTCGACGAGGCCAGCTACCTGCCGCTGGAGCCGGTCGCCGCACCGCGCAGCCTTGGCGAACATGCCCAGCCCGCTCCGCTGCCGGCCTTCGCCGAGCGCACCCCGGCCGCGCCGTCGCCGAACATCGCCGAACGTGCCGCGGAAGCTCCGCAGCGCCCGTTCGTCGAGCCGACCCCGGTGGCAGCGCCCTCGCCGGCCATCGAGCAGGCCCCGGCTGACGCACGCACTGCCGCCCCGACCCTGAGCGCGGTGCCGGCCCCCCGCGAAGACGGCCAGCTGGCCGCCATGCGCAAGGAGCTGACGGTCATGCGCCAGATGATCGAGCGCGAGATGAGCCGCTTCACCGACGAGCGCCTGCGTGGCTGCCCGGTGCGTGCCCAGGCCATGGACCTGATGGACGAGTATGGCTTCGACGCCGGCCTGGCCCGCGACGTGGCCATGGAAATCCCGGCCGACACCGAACTGCACCGTGCCCGCGGCCTGATGCTGGGCCTGGTCTCGCGCCGCCTGCCGATCACCCCGGTCGACCCGATCGAAGCCGGTGGCGTGTTCGCCCTGGTCGGCCCGACCGGCGCCGGCAAGACCACGACCATCGCCAAGCTGGCCTCGCGCTTCGCCGAAGCCCATGCCGCCCGCGACGTGGCCCTGGTCACCACCGACACCCAGCGCATCGGTGCCCGTGAGCAGCTGTACGGCTTTGGCCGCTCCCTGGGCATTGCCGTGCACGAGGCCAACAGCGGTACCAACCTGAGCCAGCTTCTGAACCGCCTGGCCGACTACAAGCTGGTGCTGATCGATACCGCCGGCCTGGGCCAGCGTGACCGCGGCCTGGCTGCCCAGCTGCAGTGGCTGCGTGCCTCCGGCCACGTCAGCACCCAGCTGGTGCTGCCGGCCAACACCAGCTTCCAGGACATGGACGAGGTGGTGCGTCGCTTCGGTGCGGCCAACCCGCAGGGCCTGGTGCTGACCAAGCTGGACGAGACCAGCCGCTTCGGCAGCGCCCTGTCGATCGCGGTCGACCACCGCCTGCCGATCACCTGGGTGACCGACGGCCAGGACGTACCGGACGACCTGCATCGCGCCAGCGCCGCCAACCTCGTACTTCGCCTTGAAGATTTGCGCCGCGCTGCCGATATGCCCTGCAACCCGGAGTTCAACCATGCAGTCGCGTGAGTACGCCAAGCTGACCACCACCTTCCCGTTGTCGGCCACGCGCCGGCAGCCGCTCGGAGCCGTGCGCAGCATCGCCATCACCGGCGGCAAGGGCGGCGTGGGCAAGAGCAACATCGCCGCCAACCTGGCCGTGGCCCTGGCCGAGCTGGGCAAGAAGACGCTGCTTCTGGACGCCGACCTCGGCCTGGCCAACGTTGACGTGATCCTTGGCCTGCAGCCGCGCTTCAACCTGGCTGACCTGGTCGCCGGCCGCTGCACGCTGGAGGAAGTGATCATCGAAGGCCCCGCCGGCCTGCTGGTGATCCCCGCCGCTTCCGGTCGCCGGCACATGGCCGACCTTGGTCGCGCCGAGCACGCCGGCCTGGTCGACGTGATCTCCGAGCTGGAGCGCGAGGTCGAGATCCTCATCATCGACACCGCCGCCGGCATCACCGACAGCGTGCTGACCTTCTGCCAGGCCGCGCAGGACACCGTGGTGGTGGTTTGCGACGAGCCGGCCTCGATCACCGACGCCTACGCCTTGATCAAGGTGCTCTCGCGCGAGCGCGGGGTGGACCGCATCCAGGTGGTGGCCAACATGGTCCGCGACCCGCAGGAGGGCCGCATGCTCTACGACAAGCTGGTCCGCGTGTGCGAGAAATTCCTCGCCGACGTATCGCTCAACTACCTGGGCGCAGTACCGCAGGACGACTGGCTGCGGCTGTCCGTGCAGCGCCAGCAGCCGGTGGTGAAGGCGTATCCCGCCGCGCCCGCGTCGATGGCGATCAAGGAAATGGCTGCCCGCACCGCGCGCTGGCAGCCGCCGACCGAAGCGCGTGGCGGCATCGAGTTCTTCCTGGAGCGCATCATCCATCGCGGGGTGACGGCATGAAGGCCGCCGCCCAGTACCGCGAGGTGCAGCGTTGCAGCGCCACCGAGTGCATCACCCAGCACGGTGACCTGGTCCGCCGCATCGCCCACCACCTGGCCGCACGCCTGCCGGCGAGCGTGGAGATCGACGACCTGGTGCAGGCCGGCATGATGGGCCTGATCGAGGCCTCGCGCAGCTACGACGCCGACCAGGGCGCCTCGTTCGAGACCTATGCCTCGATCCGCATCCGCGGCTCGATGATCGACGAGATCCGCCGTGGCGACTGGGTGCCGCGCTCGGTGCACCGCCGTGCCCGTGACGCCGCCGCCACCATCCGCCGGCTCGAGCAGGAAACCGGCCGTGCCGCCAGCGCCACCGAGGTGGCCGCCGCGATGGACATGCCGCTGTCCGAATACCAGCGGCTTATGGAAGACGCCGCACGCGGCCAGGTGCTGAGCCTGGAATCGCGCGTCGAGGACCACGGCGAGCTGGACACCATCGCCCGCGGTGGCCCCAACCCGCAGCAGTTGCTGGAGCGCAGCCAGTTCGGCAGCGCCCTGTCCGAGGCGATCAGCCACCTGCCCGAACGCGAACAGCTGGTGCTGTCGCTGTACTACGAGCAGGAGTTGAACCTGAAGGAAATCGGCGCCGTGCTCGGCGTCAGCGAATCGCGCGTGTGCCAGATCCACGGCCAGGCAGTGCTCCGCCTGCGTGGCCGACTGAAGATTTTCGAGGCGGCCGATGCCGGCCTCGAGGACCATTGAACGAGGAATCAGATTTGAACAAGAACATGCGGGTCCTGATCGTGGACGACTTCTCGACGATGCGGCGCATCGTCAAGAACCTGCTGGGCGACCTGGGCTTCAACAACACCGCTGAAGCCGAGGACGGCAATGCCGCCCTGGCCCTGCTGCACAGCCAGCCGTTCGACTTCGTGGTCACCGACTGGAACATGCCGGGCATGACCGGCATCGAGCTGCTCAAGGCGATCCGCGCCGACGACGCCCTGAAGACCCTGCCGGTGCTGATGGTCACGGCCGAAGCCAAGCGCGAGCAGATCATCGAGGCCGCCCAGAACGGCGTGAACGGCTACATCATCAAGCCGTTCACCGCCCAGGTGCTGGAAGAGAAGCTGGGCAAGATCTTCGAGCGGCTGGCAGGCGCCTGATGAACGCCGCCGACCACAGATCCGCCCTGATCGGCCGGCTGCAGGATGCGCTGGCTGCCCTGGAAAACGGCGACGAAGCCGCCTGGCGCGAGCAGATCGACGCGCTGGCCGCCCTGCGCCAGCAGCCGATGATGGCCGGCCTGAGCCGGCTGGCCCGCGAGCTGGGCCAGGCGCTGGGCGAACTGCCGCGCCTGCCGACCGACAGCGGCGAGCTGGACGATGCCTGCGCGCGCCTGGACCACGTGGTGGCGATGACCGAACAGGCCACCCACCGCACCCTGGACCTGGCCGAACAGTGCCGCACCCTCGCCGGCCAGCTGCGCGACGGCGGCCTGAGCGAGGACCAGGGCCACCTTGTCGACCAGATCCGCCACAACCTGACCGAGATGGCGCTGGCACAGAGCTACCAGGACCTGACCGGCCAGATCATCCGCCGCGTCGTGGGCATCGTGCGCCGCGTGCACGAGGGCTTCGGCGAACTCGGCCTGCCGCCGCGCAAGGAAGAAGCCGGCAAGGCCGGCCTTGCCGGTCCCGCCGTCGGCGGCCTGGACCGCCACGCGGTGTCGCAGCACGACGCCGACGACCTGCTTTCCGACCTGGGGTTGTAACGACATGAGCGCCGTACCCGACGACATTGCCGCCGATTTCATCGTCGAGGCCCAGGAGATCCTGGATCGCCTCGGCGAACAGCTGGTGTCGCTGGAACAGGCGCCACAGGACAGCGAACAGCTCAACGCGGTATTCCGCGGCTTCCACACGCTCAAGGGGGGTGCCGGCTTCCTTGGCATCCATGCCATGGTCGGGCTGTGCCACGCCGCCGAGGAAACCCTGGGCATGGCCCGCTCCGGCCAGGCGGAACTGCAGGCGCATCACTTCGATGCCGCCCAGCAGTCGCTGGACTGGCTGCAGGCCATGCTCGACGCCGTCTCCGCCGGCACCGAACCCGAACACGCGCCACCGGAACTGATCGCCCAGTTCGACGTCAACGCCGCACCGGCCGCACCGCAGCCGGTGGCTGCCGCGCCCGCGCCGGCCGCGTCGTCGAGCAGCGACCTGATCACCGACGACGAGTTCGAGGCCCTGCTCGACCAGCTGCATGGCAAGGCCCCGCCCAGTGCCAAGCCGGCCGCCCCGGCGCCTGCCGCGGGCGGTGACATGATCACCGACGACGAATTCGAGGCACTGCTTGACCAGCTGCACGGCGGTGCCGCGCCCGGCGCCAAGCCGCTGGCGGCGGTCCCGGCGCCGGCGCCCGTGCCTGCCCCGCGCGCCACCCCGGCACCGGTGTCCAAGCCCGCAGCCAAGCCGGCCGCCGAGGCCGAGCACACCGTGCGCGTGGACACCAAGCGCCTGGACGCCATCGTCAACCTGATTGGCGAGCTGGTGCTCTCGCGCAACCGCCTCAAGACCCTGCGCTCCCGGCTCAAGGACGAGGAACTGGACCGCGCCGTGTCCACGCTGGACATCGCCACCGCGCGCCTGCAGTCGGCGGTCATGCGCACCCGCATGCAGCCGGTGGGCAAGGTGTTCTCGCGCTTCCCCAAGGTCGCCCGCGACGTG is a genomic window of Stenotrophomonas sp. Marseille-Q4652 containing:
- a CDS encoding ligand-binding sensor domain-containing diguanylate cyclase; the encoded protein is MAWLALLCLALGGQAGAQTVTFRNYTQADGLQGLTVNCLFEDREHTVWACTELGLHRYERETFQAIGPNEGLMATMVAAVAQDTRGRLWVSTATGLFMGDGRRFAPVLDGDQTISADVGQAITPWGDAVLVQSRDRVLEVQVAGDGRWQVTQLKASDGTPFPASTALLAHDDEVWSGCGTELCRRDAEGRLRRYGTTQGVPADRWIALMRDRQGTLWVRGERHVISRKPGSRRFYNHPAPAGSDFSIVNNGTNLVEDAKGRILTRIDNGVGRWDGSRWEIFSRTRGQAVTPAPSAMLVDHAHRLWIGSRGLGIQRLLGYGVLLHWSEADGLATGPTWSALRDARGELFIGSDMGGNRMDPATGAILPWVDEHGQPLRQLLRMASTPDGALWAGLSSGRLVRRDPADGVTRDVTVLPGQVRAMLADTGGTLWIATREGLFAVAPGQHQPQPEAGVPAVDSTDLGRDRNGNVWLTTTSGIYRRLQGQWRKLEVDGAPGMIFTKVSIGPNGDAWLSRNGTGLWRGVLHGDNLLAVEPVSDPLIDNVMPYLLRHDSRGWLWIGSSQGLDLLRDGQWVRVTQSEGLLWDDISEAAILEDPDGSIWIGSSLGLTQIRDPGQLFARHPLHLKISHASRGRQPLHADVRLPWSEDPINFAFSTPGTVGGEDRIHFRYRLRGLQSQWMTTSQGRLTYTLGAPGRYVLEVQALDVRERTASGIQTLAFEVLPQWWRSRLALLIYLLAGGGLLTLAWRWRMRRLLRIKNRLERLVTERTRDLEHDKRELEKARAALAIKASRDELTGLFNRSGILEVLHGEMLASQAAGTPLAVALIDLDYFKRINDQHGHLAGDAVLAGVGRRLREDLRGRDSVGRYGGEELLVVMPGLAPKAQQRLQALHRLLSCAPYAIGDGMELAVTCSIGVAWLRPGDTGEQLLARADLALYRAKDAGRDRVELAIEPEPETA
- the flhB gene encoding flagellar biosynthesis protein FlhB; translation: MSENEQAGEKTELPTEKRLREAREQGNIPRSRELATAAVFGAGVLAFMAYSGSMARGAKDWMRQALSPEPTLRHVPREMFGHVGELMAQLMLAVLPLLVICLLASFLAPAIMGGLRWSAKSMAPDFKRLNPLSGLKRLWGPEAIAEFIKSLLRVVFVASAAGLCVWHGIDGLRALLHEPLERAVIDGLGFTLKLVLSTAGAMALLAVIDAPYQKWNWMRKLKMTREELRREMKEAEGSPEVKGRIRQLQQQMSQRRMMEAVPTADVVVVNPTHYSVALKYEGGKMNAPTVVAMGVDEVALRIREVATGNKVAIVSAPPLARALYREGQLGKEIPVRLYSAVAQVLSYVYQLRTWRGGPMPSQPVVDIDEFAPGARP
- the flhA gene encoding flagellar biosynthesis protein FlhA, which encodes MNVRRMLQMVRQGLGAPLIVLALLAMVVVPLAAPVLDALFTFNIAISLMVLLAVVYVKRPLDFTIFPIVLLVTTMLRLALNVASTRVILLNGQDGHEAAGKVIAAFGEFVIGGNYAVGIVVFAILTIINFVVITKGAGRVSEVTARFILDAMPGKQMAIDADLNAGLLTREEAKARREEVREEADFYGAMDGASKFIRGDAIAGILILFINLLGGLAVGVLQHGMPFGDAAATYTLLSIGDGLVAQLPALLVSSAVAMLVTRASRAQDMSQAMMGQVFGQHRALTIAAAILGVVGLVPGMPNMAFLSLAAILGFLAWKLWKREQVTEKEKASAGVVGAAGPNTLPLAGGQPSPTAELTWDELRPVDPLGLEVGYRLIPLVDASQGGELMARIKGVRRKLTQDMGFLIPSVHIRDNLELPAAGYRLLIHGVPVATAEILPDRELALDPGSAIGTLDGIPGKDPAFGLDATWIQPHQRAHAESLGYTVVDPATVIATHLSHLIREHSPELLGHEEVQQLLANLAKTAPKLVEDLTPKSLPLSVVVRVLQNLLVERIPVRQLRKIVEALVENAPLTQDPASLTAAVRNSLGRFIVQEIAGMSQELPVFTLNPQLERVLQESTQGNGAALEPGLAERLHQSLAECVSKQEAKNEPAVVLVPGQVRAALARLVRHSVPALSVLAYSEVPEDKRLKLVGTIS
- the flhF gene encoding flagellar biosynthesis protein FlhF, producing the protein MKIKRFVASDMRSAMNLVRKEHGPDAVILSNRRIEEGVEIVAAAHYDEEVVQRALEASRPKPAAPAKPRSAAEAMIAAVTRRRSPEPEPVAPTTSAVAALARAAVGATGRTVEAPAESGFTSRFASLLKPRPAIRPAVSVPVQDFATLPSTDEDPPALPADRFARQAPRPAAAPAAPLNRARFQIDPPLEDMPLPSFARPAPAAAPEPRHAPTGHALHEPTPSPRQEAPRSFQQPASFLDEASYLPLEPVAAPRSLGEHAQPAPLPAFAERTPAAPSPNIAERAAEAPQRPFVEPTPVAAPSPAIEQAPADARTAAPTLSAVPAPREDGQLAAMRKELTVMRQMIEREMSRFTDERLRGCPVRAQAMDLMDEYGFDAGLARDVAMEIPADTELHRARGLMLGLVSRRLPITPVDPIEAGGVFALVGPTGAGKTTTIAKLASRFAEAHAARDVALVTTDTQRIGAREQLYGFGRSLGIAVHEANSGTNLSQLLNRLADYKLVLIDTAGLGQRDRGLAAQLQWLRASGHVSTQLVLPANTSFQDMDEVVRRFGAANPQGLVLTKLDETSRFGSALSIAVDHRLPITWVTDGQDVPDDLHRASAANLVLRLEDLRRAADMPCNPEFNHAVA
- a CDS encoding MinD/ParA family protein, with amino-acid sequence MQSREYAKLTTTFPLSATRRQPLGAVRSIAITGGKGGVGKSNIAANLAVALAELGKKTLLLDADLGLANVDVILGLQPRFNLADLVAGRCTLEEVIIEGPAGLLVIPAASGRRHMADLGRAEHAGLVDVISELEREVEILIIDTAAGITDSVLTFCQAAQDTVVVVCDEPASITDAYALIKVLSRERGVDRIQVVANMVRDPQEGRMLYDKLVRVCEKFLADVSLNYLGAVPQDDWLRLSVQRQQPVVKAYPAAPASMAIKEMAARTARWQPPTEARGGIEFFLERIIHRGVTA
- a CDS encoding RNA polymerase sigma factor FliA, encoding MKAAAQYREVQRCSATECITQHGDLVRRIAHHLAARLPASVEIDDLVQAGMMGLIEASRSYDADQGASFETYASIRIRGSMIDEIRRGDWVPRSVHRRARDAAATIRRLEQETGRAASATEVAAAMDMPLSEYQRLMEDAARGQVLSLESRVEDHGELDTIARGGPNPQQLLERSQFGSALSEAISHLPEREQLVLSLYYEQELNLKEIGAVLGVSESRVCQIHGQAVLRLRGRLKIFEAADAGLEDH
- the cheY gene encoding chemotaxis response regulator CheY, which encodes MNKNMRVLIVDDFSTMRRIVKNLLGDLGFNNTAEAEDGNAALALLHSQPFDFVVTDWNMPGMTGIELLKAIRADDALKTLPVLMVTAEAKREQIIEAAQNGVNGYIIKPFTAQVLEEKLGKIFERLAGA
- a CDS encoding protein phosphatase CheZ; translation: MNAADHRSALIGRLQDALAALENGDEAAWREQIDALAALRQQPMMAGLSRLARELGQALGELPRLPTDSGELDDACARLDHVVAMTEQATHRTLDLAEQCRTLAGQLRDGGLSEDQGHLVDQIRHNLTEMALAQSYQDLTGQIIRRVVGIVRRVHEGFGELGLPPRKEEAGKAGLAGPAVGGLDRHAVSQHDADDLLSDLGL